One Salvelinus namaycush isolate Seneca chromosome 4, SaNama_1.0, whole genome shotgun sequence genomic window carries:
- the LOC120046230 gene encoding histone acetyltransferase KAT7-like isoform X4: MPRRRQSVHLGSGSDGTEDSDSSAEREQTNSSESDGNMPKRTRLTRASLRLSQSSQDTPDVKRVGDHDESPPLTPTGNAPSSESELDISSPNASHDESVAKDPALRDSDKDLSHRPKRRRCHETYNFNMKCPTPGCNSLGHLTGKHERHFAVSGCPLYHNLSADDCKVKATTREKHEEESKVQEESNRHATRHQEHRQSHGNTREPLLENITSEYDLELFRKAQARASEDLKTPQEKLRIQGQITEGSNMIKTILFGRYELDTWYHSPYPEEYARLGRLYVCEFCLKYMKSQTILRRHMAKCVWKHPPGDEVYRKGAISVFEVDGKKNKIYCQNLCLLAKLFLDHKTLYYDVEPFLFYVMTEADNTGCHLVGYFSKEKNSFLNYNVSCILTMPQYMRQGFGKMLIDFSYLLSKVEEKVGSPERPLSDLGLISYRSYWKEVLLRYMYNFQGKEISIKEISQETAVNPVDIVSTLQSLQMLKYWKGKHLVLKRQDLIDEWKAKETKRGSNNKTIDPSSLKWTPPKGT; this comes from the exons ATGCCCCGTAGACGACAG AGTGTGCATTTGGGGAGCGGCTCTGATGGGACTGAAGATTCAGACTCTtctgcagagagagaacagacaaacAGCTCAGAGAGTGATGGAAACATGCCCAAGAGAACACGCCTCACAAGAGCATCTCTACGCCTCAGCCAAAGCTCACAAG ACACACCAGATGTGAAGCGAGTCGGCGACCATGACGAGTCTCCCCCATTGACGCCCACAGGCAACGCCCCATCATCTGAGTCTGAGCTGGACATCTCCAGCCCCAACGCCTCCCATGATGAGAGTGTGGCCAAAGACCCCGCCCTCAGAGACTCAGACAAGGACCTCTCCCACCGGCCCAAGCGCCGCCGCTGCCATGAGACCTACAATTTTAATATGAAGTGTCCCACACCGGGATGCAACTCACTGG GACATCTTACAGGGAAACATGAACGCCATTTTGCGGTTTCAGGATGCCCTCTTTACCATAACCTCTCAGCTGACGATTGCAAG GTGAAAGCAACCACTCGTGAGAAACACGAAGAAGAATCAAAGGTGCAGGAGGAAAGTAACAGACACGCCACACGACATCAG GAGCATCGACAGAGCCACGGCAACACCAGAGAACCTCTTCTGGAGAACATCACTAGTGAATATGACCTGGAGCTTTTCAGAAAAGCCCAGGCACGCGCATCTGAAGATCTG AAAACGCCACAGGAGAAGCTGCGGATCCAGGGACAGATCACGGAGGGCAGCAACATGATCAAGACTATCCTGTTTGGACGCTACGAGCTGGACACATGGTACCACTCGCCCTACCCCGAGGAGTACGCCCGCCTGGGACGTCTCTACGTCTGCGAGTTCTGCCTCAAGTACATGAAGAGCCAGACCATTCTGAGACGACACATG GCCAAGTGTGTGTGGAAGCATCCGCCCGGAGATGAGGTCTACAGGAAGGGCGCCATCTCTGTCTTTGAGGTGGACGGCAAGAAGAACAAG ATCTACTGCCAGAACCTGTGTCTACTCGCCAAGCTCTTCCTGGATCACAAGACGCTGTACTACGACGTGGAACCCTTTCTGTTCTACGTTATGACTGAGGCAGACAACACAGGCTGCCATCTTGTGGGATACTTCTCTAAG GAGAAGAACTCTTTCCTCAACTACAATGTCTCCTGCATCCTGACAATGCCTCAGTACATGAGGCAGGGCTTTGGGAAGATGCTGATTGACTTCA GCTACCTGCTGTCCAAGGTGGAGGAGAAGGTGGGCTCCCCAGAGCGGCCCCTCTCGGACCTGGGCCTCATCAGCTACCGTAGCTACTGGAAAGAGGTGCTGCTGCGTTACATGTACAACTTCCAGGGCAAGGAGATCTCCATCAAAG AGATCAGCCAGGAGACCGCGGTGAACCCAGTGGACATTGTCAGCACCCTGCAGTCACTGCAGATGCTTAAGTACTGGAAGGGAAAGCACCTCGTCTTGAAGAGACAG GACCTGATCGATGAGTGGAAAGCCAAGGAGACCAAAAGAGGCAGCAACAACAAAACCATCGACCCCAGCTCGCTTAAATGGACCCCACCCAAAGGGACATAG
- the LOC120046230 gene encoding histone acetyltransferase KAT7-like isoform X5, whose amino-acid sequence MPKRTRLTRASLRLSQSSQDTPDVKRVGDHDESPPLTPTGNAPSSESELDISSPNASHDESVAKDPALRDSDKDLSHRPKRRRCHETYNFNMKCPTPGCNSLGHLTGKHERHFAVSGCPLYHNLSADDCKVKATTREKHEEESKVQEESNRHATRHQMPTSKQTRYKEQVTEMRKGRNSGLPKEQKEKYMEHRQSHGNTREPLLENITSEYDLELFRKAQARASEDLKTPQEKLRIQGQITEGSNMIKTILFGRYELDTWYHSPYPEEYARLGRLYVCEFCLKYMKSQTILRRHMAKCVWKHPPGDEVYRKGAISVFEVDGKKNKIYCQNLCLLAKLFLDHKTLYYDVEPFLFYVMTEADNTGCHLVGYFSKEKNSFLNYNVSCILTMPQYMRQGFGKMLIDFSYLLSKVEEKVGSPERPLSDLGLISYRSYWKEVLLRYMYNFQGKEISIKEISQETAVNPVDIVSTLQSLQMLKYWKGKHLVLKRQDLIDEWKAKETKRGSNNKTIDPSSLKWTPPKGT is encoded by the exons ATGCCCAAGAGAACACGCCTCACAAGAGCATCTCTACGCCTCAGCCAAAGCTCACAAG ACACACCAGATGTGAAGCGAGTCGGCGACCATGACGAGTCTCCCCCATTGACGCCCACAGGCAACGCCCCATCATCTGAGTCTGAGCTGGACATCTCCAGCCCCAACGCCTCCCATGATGAGAGTGTGGCCAAAGACCCCGCCCTCAGAGACTCAGACAAGGACCTCTCCCACCGGCCCAAGCGCCGCCGCTGCCATGAGACCTACAATTTTAATATGAAGTGTCCCACACCGGGATGCAACTCACTGG GACATCTTACAGGGAAACATGAACGCCATTTTGCGGTTTCAGGATGCCCTCTTTACCATAACCTCTCAGCTGACGATTGCAAG GTGAAAGCAACCACTCGTGAGAAACACGAAGAAGAATCAAAGGTGCAGGAGGAAAGTAACAGACACGCCACACGACATCAG ATGCCCACATCAAAACAGACAAGATACAAAGAGCAGGTGACGGAGATGAGAAAGGGGAGGAACTCTGGGCTTCCCAAGGAGCAGAAGGAGAAATACATG GAGCATCGACAGAGCCACGGCAACACCAGAGAACCTCTTCTGGAGAACATCACTAGTGAATATGACCTGGAGCTTTTCAGAAAAGCCCAGGCACGCGCATCTGAAGATCTG AAAACGCCACAGGAGAAGCTGCGGATCCAGGGACAGATCACGGAGGGCAGCAACATGATCAAGACTATCCTGTTTGGACGCTACGAGCTGGACACATGGTACCACTCGCCCTACCCCGAGGAGTACGCCCGCCTGGGACGTCTCTACGTCTGCGAGTTCTGCCTCAAGTACATGAAGAGCCAGACCATTCTGAGACGACACATG GCCAAGTGTGTGTGGAAGCATCCGCCCGGAGATGAGGTCTACAGGAAGGGCGCCATCTCTGTCTTTGAGGTGGACGGCAAGAAGAACAAG ATCTACTGCCAGAACCTGTGTCTACTCGCCAAGCTCTTCCTGGATCACAAGACGCTGTACTACGACGTGGAACCCTTTCTGTTCTACGTTATGACTGAGGCAGACAACACAGGCTGCCATCTTGTGGGATACTTCTCTAAG GAGAAGAACTCTTTCCTCAACTACAATGTCTCCTGCATCCTGACAATGCCTCAGTACATGAGGCAGGGCTTTGGGAAGATGCTGATTGACTTCA GCTACCTGCTGTCCAAGGTGGAGGAGAAGGTGGGCTCCCCAGAGCGGCCCCTCTCGGACCTGGGCCTCATCAGCTACCGTAGCTACTGGAAAGAGGTGCTGCTGCGTTACATGTACAACTTCCAGGGCAAGGAGATCTCCATCAAAG AGATCAGCCAGGAGACCGCGGTGAACCCAGTGGACATTGTCAGCACCCTGCAGTCACTGCAGATGCTTAAGTACTGGAAGGGAAAGCACCTCGTCTTGAAGAGACAG GACCTGATCGATGAGTGGAAAGCCAAGGAGACCAAAAGAGGCAGCAACAACAAAACCATCGACCCCAGCTCGCTTAAATGGACCCCACCCAAAGGGACATAG
- the LOC120046230 gene encoding histone acetyltransferase KAT7-like isoform X3, whose amino-acid sequence MPRRRQSVHLGSGSDGTEDSDSSAEREQTNSSESDGNMPKRTRLTRASLRLSQSSQDTPDVKRVGDHDESPPLTPTGNAPSSESELDISSPNASHDESVAKDPALRDSDKDLSHRPKRRRCHETYNFNMKCPTPGCNSLGHLTGKHERHFAVSGCPLYHNLSADDCKVKATTREKHEEESKVQEESNRHATRHQMPTSKQTRYKEQVTEMRKGRNSGLPKEQKEKYMEHRQSHGNTREPLLENITSEYDLELFRKAQARASEDLEKLRIQGQITEGSNMIKTILFGRYELDTWYHSPYPEEYARLGRLYVCEFCLKYMKSQTILRRHMAKCVWKHPPGDEVYRKGAISVFEVDGKKNKIYCQNLCLLAKLFLDHKTLYYDVEPFLFYVMTEADNTGCHLVGYFSKEKNSFLNYNVSCILTMPQYMRQGFGKMLIDFSYLLSKVEEKVGSPERPLSDLGLISYRSYWKEVLLRYMYNFQGKEISIKEISQETAVNPVDIVSTLQSLQMLKYWKGKHLVLKRQDLIDEWKAKETKRGSNNKTIDPSSLKWTPPKGT is encoded by the exons ATGCCCCGTAGACGACAG AGTGTGCATTTGGGGAGCGGCTCTGATGGGACTGAAGATTCAGACTCTtctgcagagagagaacagacaaacAGCTCAGAGAGTGATGGAAACATGCCCAAGAGAACACGCCTCACAAGAGCATCTCTACGCCTCAGCCAAAGCTCACAAG ACACACCAGATGTGAAGCGAGTCGGCGACCATGACGAGTCTCCCCCATTGACGCCCACAGGCAACGCCCCATCATCTGAGTCTGAGCTGGACATCTCCAGCCCCAACGCCTCCCATGATGAGAGTGTGGCCAAAGACCCCGCCCTCAGAGACTCAGACAAGGACCTCTCCCACCGGCCCAAGCGCCGCCGCTGCCATGAGACCTACAATTTTAATATGAAGTGTCCCACACCGGGATGCAACTCACTGG GACATCTTACAGGGAAACATGAACGCCATTTTGCGGTTTCAGGATGCCCTCTTTACCATAACCTCTCAGCTGACGATTGCAAG GTGAAAGCAACCACTCGTGAGAAACACGAAGAAGAATCAAAGGTGCAGGAGGAAAGTAACAGACACGCCACACGACATCAG ATGCCCACATCAAAACAGACAAGATACAAAGAGCAGGTGACGGAGATGAGAAAGGGGAGGAACTCTGGGCTTCCCAAGGAGCAGAAGGAGAAATACATG GAGCATCGACAGAGCCACGGCAACACCAGAGAACCTCTTCTGGAGAACATCACTAGTGAATATGACCTGGAGCTTTTCAGAAAAGCCCAGGCACGCGCATCTGAAGATCTG GAGAAGCTGCGGATCCAGGGACAGATCACGGAGGGCAGCAACATGATCAAGACTATCCTGTTTGGACGCTACGAGCTGGACACATGGTACCACTCGCCCTACCCCGAGGAGTACGCCCGCCTGGGACGTCTCTACGTCTGCGAGTTCTGCCTCAAGTACATGAAGAGCCAGACCATTCTGAGACGACACATG GCCAAGTGTGTGTGGAAGCATCCGCCCGGAGATGAGGTCTACAGGAAGGGCGCCATCTCTGTCTTTGAGGTGGACGGCAAGAAGAACAAG ATCTACTGCCAGAACCTGTGTCTACTCGCCAAGCTCTTCCTGGATCACAAGACGCTGTACTACGACGTGGAACCCTTTCTGTTCTACGTTATGACTGAGGCAGACAACACAGGCTGCCATCTTGTGGGATACTTCTCTAAG GAGAAGAACTCTTTCCTCAACTACAATGTCTCCTGCATCCTGACAATGCCTCAGTACATGAGGCAGGGCTTTGGGAAGATGCTGATTGACTTCA GCTACCTGCTGTCCAAGGTGGAGGAGAAGGTGGGCTCCCCAGAGCGGCCCCTCTCGGACCTGGGCCTCATCAGCTACCGTAGCTACTGGAAAGAGGTGCTGCTGCGTTACATGTACAACTTCCAGGGCAAGGAGATCTCCATCAAAG AGATCAGCCAGGAGACCGCGGTGAACCCAGTGGACATTGTCAGCACCCTGCAGTCACTGCAGATGCTTAAGTACTGGAAGGGAAAGCACCTCGTCTTGAAGAGACAG GACCTGATCGATGAGTGGAAAGCCAAGGAGACCAAAAGAGGCAGCAACAACAAAACCATCGACCCCAGCTCGCTTAAATGGACCCCACCCAAAGGGACATAG
- the LOC120046230 gene encoding histone acetyltransferase KAT7-like isoform X2, whose product MHSKSVHLGSGSDGTEDSDSSAEREQTNSSESDGNMPKRTRLTRASLRLSQSSQDTPDVKRVGDHDESPPLTPTGNAPSSESELDISSPNASHDESVAKDPALRDSDKDLSHRPKRRRCHETYNFNMKCPTPGCNSLGHLTGKHERHFAVSGCPLYHNLSADDCKVKATTREKHEEESKVQEESNRHATRHQMPTSKQTRYKEQVTEMRKGRNSGLPKEQKEKYMEHRQSHGNTREPLLENITSEYDLELFRKAQARASEDLKTPQEKLRIQGQITEGSNMIKTILFGRYELDTWYHSPYPEEYARLGRLYVCEFCLKYMKSQTILRRHMAKCVWKHPPGDEVYRKGAISVFEVDGKKNKIYCQNLCLLAKLFLDHKTLYYDVEPFLFYVMTEADNTGCHLVGYFSKEKNSFLNYNVSCILTMPQYMRQGFGKMLIDFSYLLSKVEEKVGSPERPLSDLGLISYRSYWKEVLLRYMYNFQGKEISIKEISQETAVNPVDIVSTLQSLQMLKYWKGKHLVLKRQDLIDEWKAKETKRGSNNKTIDPSSLKWTPPKGT is encoded by the exons ATGCATTCGAAA AGTGTGCATTTGGGGAGCGGCTCTGATGGGACTGAAGATTCAGACTCTtctgcagagagagaacagacaaacAGCTCAGAGAGTGATGGAAACATGCCCAAGAGAACACGCCTCACAAGAGCATCTCTACGCCTCAGCCAAAGCTCACAAG ACACACCAGATGTGAAGCGAGTCGGCGACCATGACGAGTCTCCCCCATTGACGCCCACAGGCAACGCCCCATCATCTGAGTCTGAGCTGGACATCTCCAGCCCCAACGCCTCCCATGATGAGAGTGTGGCCAAAGACCCCGCCCTCAGAGACTCAGACAAGGACCTCTCCCACCGGCCCAAGCGCCGCCGCTGCCATGAGACCTACAATTTTAATATGAAGTGTCCCACACCGGGATGCAACTCACTGG GACATCTTACAGGGAAACATGAACGCCATTTTGCGGTTTCAGGATGCCCTCTTTACCATAACCTCTCAGCTGACGATTGCAAG GTGAAAGCAACCACTCGTGAGAAACACGAAGAAGAATCAAAGGTGCAGGAGGAAAGTAACAGACACGCCACACGACATCAG ATGCCCACATCAAAACAGACAAGATACAAAGAGCAGGTGACGGAGATGAGAAAGGGGAGGAACTCTGGGCTTCCCAAGGAGCAGAAGGAGAAATACATG GAGCATCGACAGAGCCACGGCAACACCAGAGAACCTCTTCTGGAGAACATCACTAGTGAATATGACCTGGAGCTTTTCAGAAAAGCCCAGGCACGCGCATCTGAAGATCTG AAAACGCCACAGGAGAAGCTGCGGATCCAGGGACAGATCACGGAGGGCAGCAACATGATCAAGACTATCCTGTTTGGACGCTACGAGCTGGACACATGGTACCACTCGCCCTACCCCGAGGAGTACGCCCGCCTGGGACGTCTCTACGTCTGCGAGTTCTGCCTCAAGTACATGAAGAGCCAGACCATTCTGAGACGACACATG GCCAAGTGTGTGTGGAAGCATCCGCCCGGAGATGAGGTCTACAGGAAGGGCGCCATCTCTGTCTTTGAGGTGGACGGCAAGAAGAACAAG ATCTACTGCCAGAACCTGTGTCTACTCGCCAAGCTCTTCCTGGATCACAAGACGCTGTACTACGACGTGGAACCCTTTCTGTTCTACGTTATGACTGAGGCAGACAACACAGGCTGCCATCTTGTGGGATACTTCTCTAAG GAGAAGAACTCTTTCCTCAACTACAATGTCTCCTGCATCCTGACAATGCCTCAGTACATGAGGCAGGGCTTTGGGAAGATGCTGATTGACTTCA GCTACCTGCTGTCCAAGGTGGAGGAGAAGGTGGGCTCCCCAGAGCGGCCCCTCTCGGACCTGGGCCTCATCAGCTACCGTAGCTACTGGAAAGAGGTGCTGCTGCGTTACATGTACAACTTCCAGGGCAAGGAGATCTCCATCAAAG AGATCAGCCAGGAGACCGCGGTGAACCCAGTGGACATTGTCAGCACCCTGCAGTCACTGCAGATGCTTAAGTACTGGAAGGGAAAGCACCTCGTCTTGAAGAGACAG GACCTGATCGATGAGTGGAAAGCCAAGGAGACCAAAAGAGGCAGCAACAACAAAACCATCGACCCCAGCTCGCTTAAATGGACCCCACCCAAAGGGACATAG
- the LOC120046230 gene encoding histone acetyltransferase KAT7-like isoform X1 yields MPRRRQSVHLGSGSDGTEDSDSSAEREQTNSSESDGNMPKRTRLTRASLRLSQSSQDTPDVKRVGDHDESPPLTPTGNAPSSESELDISSPNASHDESVAKDPALRDSDKDLSHRPKRRRCHETYNFNMKCPTPGCNSLGHLTGKHERHFAVSGCPLYHNLSADDCKVKATTREKHEEESKVQEESNRHATRHQMPTSKQTRYKEQVTEMRKGRNSGLPKEQKEKYMEHRQSHGNTREPLLENITSEYDLELFRKAQARASEDLKTPQEKLRIQGQITEGSNMIKTILFGRYELDTWYHSPYPEEYARLGRLYVCEFCLKYMKSQTILRRHMAKCVWKHPPGDEVYRKGAISVFEVDGKKNKIYCQNLCLLAKLFLDHKTLYYDVEPFLFYVMTEADNTGCHLVGYFSKEKNSFLNYNVSCILTMPQYMRQGFGKMLIDFSYLLSKVEEKVGSPERPLSDLGLISYRSYWKEVLLRYMYNFQGKEISIKEISQETAVNPVDIVSTLQSLQMLKYWKGKHLVLKRQDLIDEWKAKETKRGSNNKTIDPSSLKWTPPKGT; encoded by the exons ATGCCCCGTAGACGACAG AGTGTGCATTTGGGGAGCGGCTCTGATGGGACTGAAGATTCAGACTCTtctgcagagagagaacagacaaacAGCTCAGAGAGTGATGGAAACATGCCCAAGAGAACACGCCTCACAAGAGCATCTCTACGCCTCAGCCAAAGCTCACAAG ACACACCAGATGTGAAGCGAGTCGGCGACCATGACGAGTCTCCCCCATTGACGCCCACAGGCAACGCCCCATCATCTGAGTCTGAGCTGGACATCTCCAGCCCCAACGCCTCCCATGATGAGAGTGTGGCCAAAGACCCCGCCCTCAGAGACTCAGACAAGGACCTCTCCCACCGGCCCAAGCGCCGCCGCTGCCATGAGACCTACAATTTTAATATGAAGTGTCCCACACCGGGATGCAACTCACTGG GACATCTTACAGGGAAACATGAACGCCATTTTGCGGTTTCAGGATGCCCTCTTTACCATAACCTCTCAGCTGACGATTGCAAG GTGAAAGCAACCACTCGTGAGAAACACGAAGAAGAATCAAAGGTGCAGGAGGAAAGTAACAGACACGCCACACGACATCAG ATGCCCACATCAAAACAGACAAGATACAAAGAGCAGGTGACGGAGATGAGAAAGGGGAGGAACTCTGGGCTTCCCAAGGAGCAGAAGGAGAAATACATG GAGCATCGACAGAGCCACGGCAACACCAGAGAACCTCTTCTGGAGAACATCACTAGTGAATATGACCTGGAGCTTTTCAGAAAAGCCCAGGCACGCGCATCTGAAGATCTG AAAACGCCACAGGAGAAGCTGCGGATCCAGGGACAGATCACGGAGGGCAGCAACATGATCAAGACTATCCTGTTTGGACGCTACGAGCTGGACACATGGTACCACTCGCCCTACCCCGAGGAGTACGCCCGCCTGGGACGTCTCTACGTCTGCGAGTTCTGCCTCAAGTACATGAAGAGCCAGACCATTCTGAGACGACACATG GCCAAGTGTGTGTGGAAGCATCCGCCCGGAGATGAGGTCTACAGGAAGGGCGCCATCTCTGTCTTTGAGGTGGACGGCAAGAAGAACAAG ATCTACTGCCAGAACCTGTGTCTACTCGCCAAGCTCTTCCTGGATCACAAGACGCTGTACTACGACGTGGAACCCTTTCTGTTCTACGTTATGACTGAGGCAGACAACACAGGCTGCCATCTTGTGGGATACTTCTCTAAG GAGAAGAACTCTTTCCTCAACTACAATGTCTCCTGCATCCTGACAATGCCTCAGTACATGAGGCAGGGCTTTGGGAAGATGCTGATTGACTTCA GCTACCTGCTGTCCAAGGTGGAGGAGAAGGTGGGCTCCCCAGAGCGGCCCCTCTCGGACCTGGGCCTCATCAGCTACCGTAGCTACTGGAAAGAGGTGCTGCTGCGTTACATGTACAACTTCCAGGGCAAGGAGATCTCCATCAAAG AGATCAGCCAGGAGACCGCGGTGAACCCAGTGGACATTGTCAGCACCCTGCAGTCACTGCAGATGCTTAAGTACTGGAAGGGAAAGCACCTCGTCTTGAAGAGACAG GACCTGATCGATGAGTGGAAAGCCAAGGAGACCAAAAGAGGCAGCAACAACAAAACCATCGACCCCAGCTCGCTTAAATGGACCCCACCCAAAGGGACATAG